The following coding sequences are from one Capsicum annuum cultivar UCD-10X-F1 chromosome 3, UCD10Xv1.1, whole genome shotgun sequence window:
- the LOC107864154 gene encoding CCR4-NOT transcription complex subunit 9 has translation MAKTVPLSLSVGGGSRGGASSSSHGGGASITMDHQMQVAEQLVLNLRYHVRRERALLELSKKRELFHDLAPLLCNSFGTSVVLLQELISIYPFLTPPNLTPAQSNRVCNVLALLQCVASHPDTKMSLLSASIPLYLYPFLVTRSKSRPFEYLRLSSLGVIGALVKADDTEVIRALLSPEIILSFLRSMDIGCELSKTVATFILQKLLLDDVGLDYICTRAVKFFDVAQVLGNMVGELVEQPSSRLLKYIIRCYLRLSDNQRACDALRTCLPDMLRDTTFNSCLREDPVTRMWLQELLQKVNGNLVALQTGGSLNRIH, from the exons ATGGCAAAAACCGTACCTCTATCTCTCTCAGTTGGCGGTGGCAGCAGAGGAGGAGCATCATCGTCGTCTCATGGTGGTGGAGCCTCGATTACTATGGATCACCAAATGCAAGTTGCTGAACAACTTGTTCTCAATCTTCGTTACCACGTTCGTCGTGAACGCGCTCTTCTAGAACTTTCTAAG AAGAGGGAACTTTTCCATGATTTGGCCCCCTTGTTGTGCAACTCATTTGGTACTTCCGTTGTACTCCTACAG GAGTTAATTTCTATATACCCCTTTTTGACACCGCCAAACCTGACTCCTGCACAATCAAATAGAGTTTGTAATGTACTAGCAC TTTTGCAATGTGTAGCCTCTCATCCGGACACCAAAATGTCATTACTCAGTG CAAGTATTCCTTTGTATTTGTACCCTTTTCTTGTTACAAGAAGCAAGTCTAGACCTTTTGAATATTTGAGGCTTTCTAGCTTAGGTGTCATTGGCGCCCTCGTGAAG GCAGATGATACTGAAGTTATCCGTGCTCTTCTTTCACCAGAGATAATTCTGAGTTTCCTGCGCTCGATGGACATTGGATGTGAACTATCCAAAACA GTTGCAACTTTCATTCTGCAAAAATTGCTTCTAGATGATGTGGGTCTGGATTACATCTGTACCAGAGCGGTAAAGTTTTTTGATGTAGCGCAAGTTTTAGGGAATATGGTTGGTGAACTTGTTGAACAACCTTCATCTAGATTGCTAAAATACATAATTAGATGCTATCTTCGTCTGTCGGATAATCAAAG GGCATGTGATGCACTGAGAACTTGTCTTCCCGATATGCTTAGAGATACCACCTTCAACAGTTGTCTTCGC GAGGATCCAGTGACGAGGATGTGGCTGCAAGAATTGCTTCAAAAAGTCAATGGGAATCTGGTTGCTCTACAAACTGGAGGATCATTGAACCGAATTCATTAA